A part of Tachysurus vachellii isolate PV-2020 chromosome 4, HZAU_Pvac_v1, whole genome shotgun sequence genomic DNA contains:
- the rgl3a gene encoding ral guanine nucleotide dissociation stimulator-like 1 isoform X2: MGKWQLTLDPVQEWGEEVEDGVVYGVTLHREPACPSPSDLVGVACVQYRTLKVRRVKAATLEHLIQELVKPECDEPDYSRIFLSTYKAFTCTDTLIEMLFQREDKLINLDNSVCVRSSLPGLVTLWLEEFTEDLRDSPLHPSLCLLSLHLRHRLCFRRLAQHADKLLQTFQEEDRHAENMSEVTVTGEETGSVLSCSARDIAEELTRLDAALFVRVVPFHCLGCVWSQRDKKENRSLAPSVRATISQFNSVANWVISSLLCTPTTPNPTHSSPPSPRLHPCCHDTSPAHRAHIIEKWIAVALECHQLRNFSSLRAIMSALQSNAVYRLKKTWATVSKESLATFDRLCESFPDENCLLANREILEDNNEHTEENPCRTLGSPKPSVTSKHTNYSGGEVPYLGTYLTVLTMLDTAFPDTMEGGLINFEKRRREFEVLSQIRQLQASCSLYTLPSHPHVFSWLKSCLPLSDQQSYEMSRQLEPPVDSCPGSPSWSHRLISKKLGLAKKKTHSDQMSVSSSGSSSSEMDDFSFSLRPKSQSGSCLNISADSAESCPDPSCTSPDSSSSQSNISSLSPDSASPSSSSSSSSPSLAAYNKQSDSCIIRVSLALHSGNIYKSILISSQDKTSQVVQRALEKHNVENMSCNDFTLTQILHYDKELLIPDKANVFYAMCPSESYNFVLRQRWRSHIMSSSPAVLRRAHK, encoded by the exons ATGGGGAAATGGCAGCTAACCctg gatCCGGTGCAGGAATGGGGTGAGGAGGTGGAGGATGGTGTGGTGTATGGTGTGACCCTCCACAGAGAGCCGGCGTGTCCCTCCCCGTCGGACctggtgggcgtggcctgtgtgcagTATCGTACACTGAAGGTACGCAGGGTGAAGGCAGCCACACTGGAGCATCTCATCCAAGAACTGGTGAAGCCCGAGTGTGACGAACCCGACTACAGCAGAATCTTTCTCTCCACCTACAAAGCCTTCACCTGCACCGACACACTCATCGAGATGCTGTTTCagag gGAAGACAAACTCATCAACTTggacaacagtgtgtgtgtgaggag TTCTCTCCCAGGTTTGGTGACGTTGTGGTTGGAGGAGTTCACTGAGGACTTGAGAGATTCCCCTCTCCATCCCTCACTCTGTCTACTTTCCCTCCATCTGCGCCATCGCTTGTGTTTCAGACGCCTCGCTCAGCACGCTGACAAACTCTTACAGACCTTTCAGGAGGAAG ACAGGCATGCTGAGAACATGTCAGAAGTCACTGTTACTGGagaagaaacaggaagtgtcctGAGCTGCTCTGCACGAGACATTGCCGAGGAGCTCACCAGACTGGACGCT GCTCTGTTTGTTCGTGTGGTTCCGTTTCACTGTCTTGGTTGTGTTTGGTCTCAGAGAGATAAGAAGGAGAACCGGAGCTTAGCACCGAGTGTGAGAGCCACAATCTCTCAGTTTAACTCTGTCGCTAACTGGGTCATCAGCTCTCTGCTCTGCACACCCACAACCCCAAACCCCACCCACAGCTCTCCACCATCACCCAGACTACATCCCTGCTGCCATGACACAAGCCCCGCCCACCGTGCTCACATCATTGAGAAGTGGATCGCTGTAGCactg gagTGCCATCAGCTGAGGAACTTCTCGTCTCTACGTGCGATCATGTCTGCTCTACAGTCCAACGCTGTGTATCGTCTCAAAAAGACCTGGGCTACAGTCAGcaa AGAGAGTCTGGCCACCTTTGATCGGCTGTGTGAAAGCTTCCCTGATGAAAACTGTCTTCTGGCCAACAGAGAGATCCtggag gacaaTAATGAGCACACAGAGGAGAACCCCTGTAGAACACTCGGATCTCCTAAACCCAGTGTCACCTCCAAACACACG aACTACAGCGGGGGGGAGGTGCCATACCTGGGGACATACCTGACTGTCCTGACCATGTTGGACACAGCTTTTCCTGACACAatggag GGTGGACTAATCAATTTTGAGAAACGAAGAaga GAGTTTGAGGTTTTGTCTCAGATCCGCCAGTTGCAGGCCTCCTGCTCTCTTTACACTCTCCCGTCTCACCCACATGTTTTCTCCTGGCTCAAAAGTTGCTTACCCCTGTCTGACCAGCAGAG ttatgaAATGTCCAGACAGCTGGAGCCACCAGTGGATTCATGTCCAGGGTCACCAAGCTGGAGCCATCGACTCATATCCAAGAAACTTGGCCT CGCTAAGAAGAAAACCCACTCTGATCAGATGAGTGTTTCCTCATCAGGCTCCAGCAGCTCTGAGATGGATGACTTCTCCTTCTCACTCCGCCCAAAATCACAG tctGGCTCGTGCCTGAATATCTCAGCAGACTCGGCTGAGTCGTGTCCTGATCCAAGCTGTACGTCTCCTGATTCCTCCTCCTCTCAGTCTAACATCTCCAGTCTGAGCCCTGATAGTGCTtctccatcatcatcctcttcttcatcatccCCCTCCCTGGCTGCATATAATAAACAGAGTGACAGCTGCATCATCAGAGTCAGTTTGGCGCTCCACAGTGGCAACATCTACAAGAGCATACTG ataagcAGTCAGGATAAGACAAGTCAGGTGGTACAGAGAGCGCTGGAAAAACACAACGTGGAGAACATGAGCTGTAATgacttcacactcacacaaatttTGCACTATGataaag agCTGTTGATTCCAGATAAAGCAAACGTGTTCTATGCGATGTGTCCCTCAGAGAGTTATAACTTTGTTCTTCGTCAGCGCTGGAGGAGTCACATCATGAGCTCAAGTCCCGCTGTGTTGCGTAGAGCTCACAAGTAA
- the rgl3a gene encoding ral guanine nucleotide dissociation stimulator-like 3 isoform X1, with product MRASLQLWVPERSVFVKRVRLKRLVLDPYVWLTHYTLLNTHTEDPVQEWGEEVEDGVVYGVTLHREPACPSPSDLVGVACVQYRTLKVRRVKAATLEHLIQELVKPECDEPDYSRIFLSTYKAFTCTDTLIEMLFQREDKLINLDNSVCVRSSLPGLVTLWLEEFTEDLRDSPLHPSLCLLSLHLRHRLCFRRLAQHADKLLQTFQEEDRHAENMSEVTVTGEETGSVLSCSARDIAEELTRLDAALFVRVVPFHCLGCVWSQRDKKENRSLAPSVRATISQFNSVANWVISSLLCTPTTPNPTHSSPPSPRLHPCCHDTSPAHRAHIIEKWIAVALECHQLRNFSSLRAIMSALQSNAVYRLKKTWATVSKESLATFDRLCESFPDENCLLANREILEDNNEHTEENPCRTLGSPKPSVTSKHTNYSGGEVPYLGTYLTVLTMLDTAFPDTMEGGLINFEKRRREFEVLSQIRQLQASCSLYTLPSHPHVFSWLKSCLPLSDQQSYEMSRQLEPPVDSCPGSPSWSHRLISKKLGLAKKKTHSDQMSVSSSGSSSSEMDDFSFSLRPKSQSGSCLNISADSAESCPDPSCTSPDSSSSQSNISSLSPDSASPSSSSSSSSPSLAAYNKQSDSCIIRVSLALHSGNIYKSILISSQDKTSQVVQRALEKHNVENMSCNDFTLTQILHYDKELLIPDKANVFYAMCPSESYNFVLRQRWRSHIMSSSPAVLRRAHK from the exons gatCCGGTGCAGGAATGGGGTGAGGAGGTGGAGGATGGTGTGGTGTATGGTGTGACCCTCCACAGAGAGCCGGCGTGTCCCTCCCCGTCGGACctggtgggcgtggcctgtgtgcagTATCGTACACTGAAGGTACGCAGGGTGAAGGCAGCCACACTGGAGCATCTCATCCAAGAACTGGTGAAGCCCGAGTGTGACGAACCCGACTACAGCAGAATCTTTCTCTCCACCTACAAAGCCTTCACCTGCACCGACACACTCATCGAGATGCTGTTTCagag gGAAGACAAACTCATCAACTTggacaacagtgtgtgtgtgaggag TTCTCTCCCAGGTTTGGTGACGTTGTGGTTGGAGGAGTTCACTGAGGACTTGAGAGATTCCCCTCTCCATCCCTCACTCTGTCTACTTTCCCTCCATCTGCGCCATCGCTTGTGTTTCAGACGCCTCGCTCAGCACGCTGACAAACTCTTACAGACCTTTCAGGAGGAAG ACAGGCATGCTGAGAACATGTCAGAAGTCACTGTTACTGGagaagaaacaggaagtgtcctGAGCTGCTCTGCACGAGACATTGCCGAGGAGCTCACCAGACTGGACGCT GCTCTGTTTGTTCGTGTGGTTCCGTTTCACTGTCTTGGTTGTGTTTGGTCTCAGAGAGATAAGAAGGAGAACCGGAGCTTAGCACCGAGTGTGAGAGCCACAATCTCTCAGTTTAACTCTGTCGCTAACTGGGTCATCAGCTCTCTGCTCTGCACACCCACAACCCCAAACCCCACCCACAGCTCTCCACCATCACCCAGACTACATCCCTGCTGCCATGACACAAGCCCCGCCCACCGTGCTCACATCATTGAGAAGTGGATCGCTGTAGCactg gagTGCCATCAGCTGAGGAACTTCTCGTCTCTACGTGCGATCATGTCTGCTCTACAGTCCAACGCTGTGTATCGTCTCAAAAAGACCTGGGCTACAGTCAGcaa AGAGAGTCTGGCCACCTTTGATCGGCTGTGTGAAAGCTTCCCTGATGAAAACTGTCTTCTGGCCAACAGAGAGATCCtggag gacaaTAATGAGCACACAGAGGAGAACCCCTGTAGAACACTCGGATCTCCTAAACCCAGTGTCACCTCCAAACACACG aACTACAGCGGGGGGGAGGTGCCATACCTGGGGACATACCTGACTGTCCTGACCATGTTGGACACAGCTTTTCCTGACACAatggag GGTGGACTAATCAATTTTGAGAAACGAAGAaga GAGTTTGAGGTTTTGTCTCAGATCCGCCAGTTGCAGGCCTCCTGCTCTCTTTACACTCTCCCGTCTCACCCACATGTTTTCTCCTGGCTCAAAAGTTGCTTACCCCTGTCTGACCAGCAGAG ttatgaAATGTCCAGACAGCTGGAGCCACCAGTGGATTCATGTCCAGGGTCACCAAGCTGGAGCCATCGACTCATATCCAAGAAACTTGGCCT CGCTAAGAAGAAAACCCACTCTGATCAGATGAGTGTTTCCTCATCAGGCTCCAGCAGCTCTGAGATGGATGACTTCTCCTTCTCACTCCGCCCAAAATCACAG tctGGCTCGTGCCTGAATATCTCAGCAGACTCGGCTGAGTCGTGTCCTGATCCAAGCTGTACGTCTCCTGATTCCTCCTCCTCTCAGTCTAACATCTCCAGTCTGAGCCCTGATAGTGCTtctccatcatcatcctcttcttcatcatccCCCTCCCTGGCTGCATATAATAAACAGAGTGACAGCTGCATCATCAGAGTCAGTTTGGCGCTCCACAGTGGCAACATCTACAAGAGCATACTG ataagcAGTCAGGATAAGACAAGTCAGGTGGTACAGAGAGCGCTGGAAAAACACAACGTGGAGAACATGAGCTGTAATgacttcacactcacacaaatttTGCACTATGataaag agCTGTTGATTCCAGATAAAGCAAACGTGTTCTATGCGATGTGTCCCTCAGAGAGTTATAACTTTGTTCTTCGTCAGCGCTGGAGGAGTCACATCATGAGCTCAAGTCCCGCTGTGTTGCGTAGAGCTCACAAGTAA